The proteins below are encoded in one region of Parvicella tangerina:
- the mnmA gene encoding tRNA 2-thiouridine(34) synthase MnmA, with protein sequence MKRVVVGLSGGVDSSVAAHLLIEQGYEVIALFMRNWVDDSVIISDECPWIDDSNDALEVAEMLGIPFQVIDFSKEYKERIVDYMFDEYAAGRTPNPDVLCNREVKFDIFLDKALSLGADYVATGHYCQKETMDVDGKKVHRLIAGADRGKDQSYFLCQLNQEQLSKALFPIGHLQKSEVRKIAKEIGLNTAEKKDSQGLCFIGKVKLPEFLQQQLKPKQGDIIEVPDNLPEFTYSSESLNELTKEFVLKREMGEVVGTHQGAHYFTIGQRKGLNVGGKPLPLFVVKTDTKENIVYVGQGDEHQALNRKGLFIKNEDIHWVREDMTMKDGEMVSYMGRIRYRQPLSPFTLYKEPEGLYVIFDEKQRGVTPGQFAAWYQNGELIGSGVIA encoded by the coding sequence ATGAAACGAGTGGTTGTTGGTTTATCAGGAGGTGTGGACAGTAGTGTTGCTGCGCACTTATTGATTGAGCAGGGTTACGAAGTAATTGCCCTGTTCATGAGAAACTGGGTAGATGACTCCGTGATCATCAGTGATGAGTGCCCTTGGATAGACGACAGCAATGATGCGTTAGAAGTGGCAGAAATGCTAGGTATTCCTTTTCAAGTAATTGATTTTAGTAAAGAATATAAGGAGCGCATTGTTGATTATATGTTTGATGAGTATGCTGCTGGAAGAACACCAAACCCAGATGTGCTATGTAACAGAGAGGTTAAGTTTGATATCTTTTTAGATAAAGCACTCTCTTTAGGCGCGGATTATGTGGCAACTGGTCATTACTGTCAAAAAGAGACGATGGACGTGGATGGAAAGAAAGTCCATCGGTTAATTGCTGGAGCTGACCGAGGTAAAGACCAAAGCTATTTTTTATGTCAGTTAAACCAAGAACAGTTATCCAAGGCACTGTTCCCAATTGGGCATTTACAAAAGTCGGAGGTGCGTAAAATTGCTAAGGAAATAGGATTGAATACAGCAGAAAAAAAAGACTCGCAAGGCCTTTGTTTTATTGGCAAAGTAAAGCTGCCAGAATTCTTACAACAACAATTAAAGCCTAAGCAAGGAGATATTATTGAAGTGCCAGATAACCTCCCTGAGTTTACCTATTCAAGTGAGAGTTTGAATGAACTCACAAAAGAGTTTGTCCTCAAAAGAGAGATGGGAGAAGTTGTTGGAACTCATCAGGGTGCACATTATTTCACGATTGGTCAACGCAAAGGACTTAACGTTGGAGGAAAGCCACTGCCTTTGTTTGTTGTTAAAACGGATACCAAAGAGAATATTGTGTACGTGGGACAGGGTGATGAACACCAAGCTCTCAATCGAAAGGGGTTGTTTATCAAGAATGAAGATATTCATTGGGTTCGGGAAGATATGACGATGAAAGACGGTGAAATGGTCAGCTATATGGGAAGAATTAGATACAGACAACCATTATCTCCATTTACGCTATACAAGGAGCCCGAAGGGTTGTATGTTATTTTTGATGAGAAACAACGAGGAGTTACACCAGGTCAATTTGCCGCATGGTATCAGAACGGTGAACTAATAGGTTCAGGAGTCATAGCTTGA
- the rseP gene encoding RIP metalloprotease RseP: MEILIKGAQLLLSLSILIILHELGHFLPAKWFKIRVEKFYLFFDAGFSLFKIKKGETEYGIGWLPLGGYVKIAGMIDESLDNELDSEPQPWEFRSKPAWQRLIIMVGGVVVNLIVGFVIYMMLLFVWGLDYVQPGNVYHGFDASPVMEELGFQDGDQILKIDGEVPFSVLDVNKKLMIFGLSNIEVEHPDGSIETINVPEGTDMKLFLAGEKGFTERFVANIDSVVADRPAEEAGFMKGDIPIAVNNEATPYWTDFTETIQQHKKEKVTVSVLRDTDTLDLVVKTDEDGKIGVAPGVEPEDVYKVDHKDYGFFESIGKGFGYGYNTLYGYVAQFKFVFTAKGSTGIGGFGAIGGMFPNEWNWELFWERTAMISIILAFMNILPIPALDGGHVLFLLYEIISGKAPSDKFLTRAQVVGMIILLGLLLYANGLDIYRWITGG; this comes from the coding sequence ATGGAAATCTTAATAAAAGGAGCTCAATTACTACTGAGCCTTTCAATACTTATCATACTTCATGAATTGGGGCACTTTCTACCAGCTAAATGGTTTAAAATTCGTGTAGAGAAGTTTTACCTATTCTTTGATGCTGGATTCTCTCTGTTTAAGATAAAGAAAGGAGAAACAGAATACGGTATTGGCTGGCTTCCTCTTGGAGGTTACGTAAAGATTGCTGGGATGATCGATGAAAGTCTTGATAATGAACTAGATTCAGAACCACAGCCCTGGGAATTTCGATCAAAACCCGCCTGGCAAAGGCTGATCATAATGGTTGGTGGAGTTGTTGTAAACCTCATTGTAGGTTTTGTAATCTACATGATGTTGCTTTTTGTTTGGGGACTTGATTACGTGCAACCGGGAAATGTCTATCATGGTTTTGATGCATCTCCTGTAATGGAAGAATTAGGTTTTCAAGACGGTGATCAAATTCTCAAAATAGACGGGGAAGTACCGTTTAGTGTCCTTGACGTTAATAAGAAACTCATGATTTTTGGTCTTTCTAACATTGAGGTTGAACACCCTGATGGTAGCATTGAGACCATAAATGTTCCCGAAGGAACGGACATGAAACTATTTCTGGCTGGAGAAAAAGGGTTTACGGAACGATTTGTAGCCAACATTGATTCGGTTGTTGCAGACCGACCTGCTGAAGAGGCGGGCTTCATGAAAGGTGATATACCCATTGCCGTAAATAATGAGGCCACACCTTATTGGACCGATTTTACTGAGACCATCCAGCAGCATAAAAAAGAAAAAGTTACCGTATCAGTTCTTCGAGACACTGACACCCTTGACCTAGTGGTTAAAACTGACGAAGATGGAAAAATTGGTGTCGCTCCAGGTGTTGAACCAGAAGATGTGTATAAGGTTGACCACAAAGACTACGGATTCTTTGAAAGTATCGGAAAGGGATTTGGCTATGGTTATAACACCCTTTATGGTTATGTAGCTCAGTTCAAGTTTGTTTTTACTGCCAAGGGGTCTACTGGTATTGGGGGCTTCGGAGCAATAGGAGGAATGTTTCCTAATGAATGGAATTGGGAATTATTCTGGGAAAGAACAGCGATGATCAGTATTATTCTTGCCTTCATGAATATTCTTCCCATTCCTGCTTTAGACGGTGGCCATGTTTTATTTTTACTTTATGAAATTATCTCTGGAAAAGCACCTAGCGATAAGTTCCTGACTCGTGCACAAGTGGTTGGCATGATTATTCTTCTTGGGCTCTTACTTTACGCCAACGGGTTAGATATCTATAGGTGGATAACTGGCGGCTGA